One genomic segment of Ictalurus punctatus breed USDA103 chromosome 4, Coco_2.0, whole genome shotgun sequence includes these proteins:
- the tnfaip8l3 gene encoding tumor necrosis factor alpha-induced protein 8-like protein 3 isoform X2 codes for MATMAVANLLTDDTSSSILDELYKASREFTKSKKEAHRIIRDVIKIALKLGVLYRNRRFSTDELESVERFRKKLNQAAMTAVSFHEVEFTFDRGILSQLLLECRDLLHEIVENHLTSRSHARIDCVFNHFSDVHFLAELYGSGDEYRLYLSKICDGINKLLDEGIL; via the coding sequence ACGACACGAGCAGCTCCATCCTCGACGAGCTGTACAAGGCAAgccgagagttcaccaagagcAAGAAGGAGGCACACCGCATCATCCGTGACGTCATCAAGATCGCGCTGAAACTCGGCGTGCTCTACCGCAACCGGCGCTTTAGCACCGACGAGCTCGAATCGGTCGAGCGTTTCCGCAAGAAGCTGAACCAGGCGGCCATGACGGCCGTGAGCTTCCACGAGGTGGAGTTCACCTTCGACCGTGGCATCCTGTCTCAGCTGCTCCTCGAGTGCAGGGATCTACTCCACGAGATTGTAGAGAACCACCTGACATCTCGCTCGCATGCGCGCATCGACTGCGTCTTCAACCACTTCTCCGACGTCCACTTCCTGGCCGAGCTCTACGGCTCCGGAGACGAGTACAGACTCTACCTGAGCAAAATCTGTGATGGGATAAACAAACTTCTGGACGAAGGGATACTTTAG